One Methanoculleus sp. 7T genomic window carries:
- a CDS encoding nuclease-related domain-containing protein, with amino-acid sequence MVIIHGVSGSTKYLLNGLKSVGGGSLGTFEDIHHFYNNYTGILAETEAAVNAQLDERIAGLGDAEVQFDAQIREGIARRTAEIDAEIAELKTKIANATNILTRWGYTVKCWIAVSLRSRSISRPSSGLKSELRGVQNERAMLIRKRPELVNKGCSNIIANHAFIADNLLFYIGAIGEETVIAALSRISDEYHLFNDVNLRFHPPIHWREMNDYIKSSQIDHIVVGPTGLFVVETKNWKFSDIEKKSDKLVYQVRRSSLALWYYLRKNYARNDVPKTRNVVVSVQGCRPGQKLDSHIDITTPNRLCEYITKRTNTLPADAVDRLVAVIGRIA; translated from the coding sequence ATGGTCATAATACATGGAGTATCCGGAAGTACGAAGTACCTGCTGAATGGGCTGAAATCTGTTGGTGGAGGAAGTCTGGGGACCTTTGAAGATATTCACCACTTTTACAACAACTATACCGGAATCCTGGCCGAGACCGAAGCCGCGGTAAATGCTCAACTGGATGAGAGGATAGCCGGTCTGGGCGACGCTGAGGTCCAGTTTGATGCCCAGATTCGGGAGGGCATTGCCCGGCGGACTGCAGAAATTGATGCAGAGATCGCCGAACTCAAGACGAAGATTGCCAACGCAACGAATATTCTGACACGGTGGGGCTATACAGTCAAATGTTGGATTGCGGTCTCTCTACGGTCCCGGAGCATATCCCGCCCCTCCAGTGGCCTGAAGTCGGAACTACGCGGCGTTCAAAACGAGAGAGCGATGCTGATCCGGAAGAGGCCGGAACTTGTCAACAAAGGGTGCAGCAACATCATTGCGAACCATGCATTCATAGCCGATAATCTGTTGTTCTATATCGGTGCCATCGGGGAGGAAACGGTCATCGCCGCCCTCTCCCGGATCTCCGACGAGTACCACCTGTTCAATGACGTGAACCTGCGTTTCCATCCTCCTATCCACTGGAGAGAGATGAATGACTACATCAAGTCGAGCCAGATCGATCACATCGTCGTAGGGCCGACGGGTCTCTTCGTCGTGGAGACGAAGAACTGGAAGTTCTCAGACATTGAGAAGAAATCTGACAAACTGGTCTACCAGGTGAGACGATCAAGCCTGGCGCTCTGGTACTACCTGCGGAAGAACTATGCACGAAATGACGTGCCGAAGACCCGCAATGTCGTCGTCTCGGTGCAGGGCTGCCGTCCCGGTCAGAAACTGGACTCCCACATCGATATCACCACCCCCAACAGGCTCTGTGAATACATAACGAAAAGAACGAACACCCTGCCGGCAGATGCGGTCGATCGGTTGGTTGCCGTGATTGGCCGGATCGCATGA
- a CDS encoding TATA-box-binding protein, with translation MDDFQIEVPLSRLVVALRMEQVEYEPEQFPGLIYRGEAGTALVFSSGKVIFAGFKDLDSMEAFASGLKERVEKAV, from the coding sequence ATGGATGACTTCCAGATAGAAGTCCCACTATCACGACTCGTCGTCGCGCTCAGGATGGAGCAGGTCGAGTACGAGCCCGAGCAGTTCCCGGGCCTGATCTACCGGGGCGAGGCAGGGACCGCTCTCGTATTCTCGTCAGGGAAGGTTATCTTCGCCGGGTTCAAAGACCTGGACTCGATGGAGGCGTTCGCGTCCGGGCTGAAGGAGAGGGTCGAGAAGGCTGTATAA
- a CDS encoding carboxypeptidase-like regulatory domain-containing protein: MTRNLRAILCLLILLSAAASPATAGDVTSETSMKLSITSPKQYDTIWSDLAPPRAEVAGRAEASNGIRDVVVASGAGEVSCGNGTEFACSVPVTEGNETITVTLIDNLGKTSDAVLNVYVNVDVPPPPRISAIGTVRDSDGRPVPGAAVRFESVLPLNGAPYPLATETAGDGSYLIENAFGYGQTVSVEKDGYLPLHRVVVFEETVNRLDLELEPEPQGRAVPGFSAWIGVLALSGGLLAARVARRRRG, translated from the coding sequence ATGACCCGAAACCTTCGTGCGATTCTGTGCCTCCTCATACTGCTCTCGGCGGCTGCATCCCCGGCAACCGCCGGGGATGTCACGTCCGAGACGTCGATGAAACTCTCGATCACCTCCCCAAAGCAGTATGATACGATATGGAGCGATCTCGCCCCGCCCCGCGCCGAGGTCGCCGGCAGGGCCGAAGCCTCGAATGGGATACGGGACGTGGTTGTCGCGAGCGGCGCCGGGGAGGTGTCATGCGGGAACGGGACCGAGTTTGCCTGCTCCGTCCCGGTCACGGAGGGGAACGAGACGATCACCGTGACCCTGATCGATAACCTGGGAAAAACTTCGGACGCGGTCCTGAACGTCTACGTCAACGTCGACGTCCCCCCGCCGCCCCGGATCTCTGCGATCGGGACGGTGAGGGACAGCGACGGCCGTCCGGTCCCGGGCGCGGCGGTGAGGTTTGAGTCCGTCCTCCCATTGAACGGCGCACCGTATCCCCTGGCGACCGAGACCGCCGGTGATGGAAGCTACCTGATAGAGAACGCGTTTGGCTACGGGCAGACCGTCTCGGTCGAGAAGGACGGCTACCTCCCCCTGCACCGGGTGGTCGTCTTTGAGGAGACCGTCAACAGGCTCGACTTGGAACTGGAGCCGGAGCCGCAGGGGAGGGCGGTTCCCGGGTTCTCCGCCTGGATTGGCGTGCTTGCGCTCTCGGGAGGACTGCTCGCCGCCCGTGTGGCGAGGAGGCGGAGGGGGTGA
- a CDS encoding SHOCT domain-containing protein yields the protein MRGGRPGLIGTVARTAVVAGTATATSRAVNKRMQQREMQKEAQSQQASPASAQSGMTQEQKLAQLKQLAELKQMGALTEEEFQQEKQKILAQ from the coding sequence ATGAGAGGCGGTCGACCGGGCCTTATCGGCACCGTGGCTCGCACGGCGGTGGTCGCCGGAACGGCCACCGCGACATCCCGAGCGGTCAACAAGCGAATGCAACAGAGAGAGATGCAGAAGGAGGCGCAGTCGCAACAGGCATCCCCCGCATCCGCCCAGTCGGGCATGACCCAGGAGCAGAAACTGGCTCAACTCAAGCAACTGGCGGAACTGAAGCAGATGGGGGCCCTGACCGAGGAAGAGTTCCAGCAGGAGAAGCAGAAGATCCTTGCACAGTAG
- a CDS encoding DUF6325 family protein, with protein sequence MSLGPVEYMVIEFPGNQFKGEILPALREVVDKGVIRIIDLVFVRKDEQGNVSAMELGDLQKDAANAFAPLAREATTLLAEEDIRKVGEIMENNSSAALFLFEHLWAKRFRDAVLNAHGRMIAGERIPKEVVDAALAWRPEEERAAGGGTAS encoded by the coding sequence ATGTCTCTTGGTCCGGTGGAGTATATGGTCATCGAATTCCCGGGGAACCAGTTCAAAGGCGAGATTCTCCCGGCGTTGCGTGAGGTGGTCGACAAGGGCGTCATCCGAATCATCGACCTGGTCTTCGTGAGGAAGGACGAACAGGGCAACGTCAGCGCGATGGAACTCGGCGATCTTCAAAAAGATGCGGCAAATGCATTCGCCCCGCTCGCACGGGAGGCGACTACACTTCTTGCCGAAGAGGATATCCGCAAGGTCGGCGAGATCATGGAGAACAACAGTTCTGCGGCGCTGTTTCTGTTCGAGCATCTGTGGGCGAAGAGGTTCCGGGATGCTGTCCTGAACGCCCATGGGCGGATGATCGCGGGCGAACGCATCCCAAAAGAGGTGGTCGACGCCGCGCTTGCATGGAGGCCCGAGGAGGAGAGAGCAGCCGGTGGCGGTACAGCGAGTTGA
- a CDS encoding sugar porter family MFS transporter: MTSEHGKVTGFVLVVAAIAAIAGILFGFDTGVISGAILFINEEFSLTHVMTEVAVSSVLVGAIIGALFGGSLSDRVGRRSSILAASVIFLIGTFVVALSSLFSIFLIGRILIGIAIGIASFVAPLYISEVAPESIRGALVSLNQLLITIGILIAYGVNYYFAAAGDWRAMFFAGVIPGTILLIGMYLMPRSPRWLVFMNRPDAAASVLQKIRGTTDVSEELNDIKRSVREEGAGTWSDLVAPAVRLPLVLGVGLAVLQQATGINTVIYYAPTIFQFAGLAEATASIAATVGIGIVNVLVTLVAIWLVDRAGRRPLLLWSVAGMGIAMLILGTGFALSNGGAGETAVSLGLVTAIGLIIYVASFAVGLGPIFWLIISEIYPLSVRGLAMSLATVTNWAANFIIAATFLSMVNLIGQSGVFLLYALVALLAWLFIFKLVPETKGMSLEQIEAYFRSRAHLRSGGEEKGAE, from the coding sequence ATGACGTCTGAACACGGCAAAGTTACAGGTTTTGTCCTCGTCGTGGCCGCAATCGCCGCCATTGCCGGGATACTCTTTGGGTTCGATACCGGTGTCATCTCGGGAGCGATTCTGTTCATCAACGAGGAATTCAGTCTCACGCATGTCATGACCGAAGTGGCGGTGAGTTCCGTGCTGGTGGGCGCAATCATCGGGGCGCTCTTCGGAGGGTCTCTCTCCGACAGGGTGGGCCGCCGCAGTTCCATTCTGGCCGCCTCGGTGATCTTCCTCATCGGCACGTTCGTGGTCGCCCTCTCCTCTCTCTTCTCCATATTTCTCATCGGCAGGATCCTGATCGGGATAGCGATCGGGATCGCCTCGTTCGTCGCTCCGCTCTATATCTCCGAAGTTGCGCCCGAGAGTATCAGGGGGGCTCTCGTATCGCTCAACCAACTTCTGATAACGATCGGGATCCTGATCGCCTACGGTGTGAATTACTACTTTGCAGCGGCCGGCGATTGGCGTGCGATGTTTTTTGCGGGCGTGATACCGGGCACGATCCTTCTCATCGGCATGTACCTGATGCCCCGAAGCCCCCGGTGGCTGGTGTTCATGAACCGCCCCGATGCCGCTGCAAGCGTCCTGCAGAAGATCCGCGGCACTACTGATGTCTCGGAAGAATTGAACGATATCAAGAGGAGCGTTCGTGAGGAGGGGGCCGGCACATGGTCGGATCTGGTTGCGCCCGCGGTCAGGCTTCCGCTGGTCCTCGGCGTCGGCCTGGCGGTCCTCCAGCAGGCGACCGGCATCAACACCGTCATCTACTACGCCCCGACCATCTTCCAGTTTGCCGGTCTCGCGGAAGCAACCGCCTCGATTGCCGCAACGGTCGGGATCGGTATCGTGAATGTCTTGGTAACCCTAGTCGCTATCTGGCTTGTCGATAGGGCGGGACGCCGCCCGCTGCTCCTGTGGAGCGTTGCCGGTATGGGTATCGCCATGCTGATTCTCGGGACCGGGTTTGCCCTCAGTAACGGTGGCGCCGGAGAGACGGCTGTGTCGTTAGGGCTGGTTACCGCGATAGGCCTCATCATCTACGTAGCCTCCTTTGCGGTGGGCCTTGGACCGATCTTCTGGTTGATCATCTCCGAGATCTATCCGCTCAGCGTGCGGGGGTTGGCCATGAGCCTCGCGACGGTCACGAACTGGGCTGCAAACTTCATCATTGCGGCGACGTTCCTCTCGATGGTGAACCTCATCGGCCAGTCCGGTGTCTTTCTCCTGTACGCCCTGGTCGCCCTGCTGGCGTGGCTGTTCATATTCAAACTCGTACCGGAGACAAAAGGAATGTCCCTAGAGCAGATCGAGGCATACTTCCGGTCCCGTGCACATCTGCGTTCGGGTGGAGAGGAGAAGGGGGCAGAATAA
- a CDS encoding phosphate-starvation-inducible PsiE family protein, producing the protein MHHFVERFEHFTYLVLILFLVVVLLFTLLELGWLTFIGLFEVSPFRLESPELFELFGYFLLVLIGLELLETIKAYLERREFHVEIILLVAIIAIARKVILLGSATPGELVGIALIIIALCGGYYLLRRAGLPYSLSSDNRVSSSERQEEP; encoded by the coding sequence ATGCACCACTTCGTGGAGCGGTTTGAGCATTTTACCTACCTCGTGCTCATTTTGTTCTTGGTAGTGGTACTGCTCTTTACGCTCCTCGAACTGGGGTGGCTGACGTTCATAGGGCTGTTTGAGGTTTCTCCCTTCCGGCTTGAGAGCCCGGAGTTGTTCGAACTCTTCGGGTACTTTCTGCTGGTCCTCATCGGCCTGGAACTCCTGGAGACGATAAAAGCGTACCTGGAGAGGAGGGAGTTCCACGTCGAGATCATCCTTCTCGTCGCGATCATCGCTATCGCAAGAAAAGTTATCCTCCTAGGTTCGGCAACTCCGGGCGAGCTTGTCGGTATCGCGCTGATCATCATCGCTCTCTGCGGCGGTTATTACCTCTTACGCCGGGCGGGACTGCCGTATTCTCTCTCGTCGGACAACCGTGTATCCTCATCCGAGAGGCAAGAGGAACCCTAA